A stretch of Gadus macrocephalus chromosome 17, ASM3116895v1 DNA encodes these proteins:
- the LOC132475758 gene encoding uncharacterized protein LOC132475758: MLLRVVLCETDIRRLSIENTPQSVEELCEVLRANLYLRGGFILQFEDPAFKDQLTNLTDIRDLPEERATLKVLFTADAALSVSTLDTASLPSLSSGESDSQQWPEPFPIPQFSHDVELTLQEANRRYAKDGSVMVIPKGMKTDILDTLADSMSKISPYPERQHYENVANALVEHPSLKEPGSGKGWYGWFHSLKFKLGNYRQKLSAAGCPEVRVNKRIGENAKVSRVKKSKKGEVHYCPDPPEGLSAEDMEGKRRMIEVEMLKKDLDHQQIEELMSATFSKRRKEIVGDQPLIGDVMTRWPAMFCERQVRAEFKRIVSTDLLESFLNGLDDLVPRLLEVYEAVTKSGKKPALKAILDCVKKDNKNERRRTAALLGLPHYLSEDPSDIIRMCDAHGESLAAAMKGMQLGLLIGYEGDNQDAFPEVFDVAVVVEENIVLHNFKDVPSSFTMLLGIIYCVNLEYPRAMKYSFEFLQRVVMKIKPDEASARVHGVRNKLLRYKL; encoded by the exons ATGCTGCTGCGAGTTGTCCTCTGTGAAACGGATATCAGACGCCTTTCCATCGAAAACACCCCCCAGAGTGTTGAGGAACTGTGCGAGGTGTTGCGTGCAAACCTTTACCTGAGaggtggatttattttacaatttgaGGACCCTGCGTTCAAGGATCAGCTGACCAACCTGACCGACATCCGAGACCTTCCTGAGGAACGAGCAACATTGAAAGTGTTGTTCACAGCTGATGCAGCTCTCTCAGTTTCCACATTGGATACAGCCAGCCTTCCATCTCTCAGCAGTGGGGAATCTGACTCCCAGCAATGGCCTGAGCCCTTCCCGATTCCACAGTTCTCACATGACGTTGAACTCACGCTGCAAGAAGCAAATAGAAGATATGCAAAAGATGGATCTGTGATGGTGATCCCTAAAGGTATGAAAACCGATATCCTGGACACACTTGCAGACAGCATGTCAAAGATTAGTCCTTATCCTGAGAGGCAACACTACGAGAATGTTGCAAACGCGCTTGTGGAGCATCCCAGTCTCAAAGAGCCAGGTTCTGGAAAGGGTTGGTACGGCTGGTTCCACAGCCTGAAGTTTAAGCTCGGAAACTATCGGCAGAAGTTAAGTGCAGCTGGATGCCCAGAGGTGAGAGTCAACAAAAGAATAGGAGAAAATGCCAAGGTATCACGTGTGAAGAAGTCAAAGAAGGGCGAGGTCCACTACTGTCCAGATCCCCCTGAAGGACTGAGTGCTGAAGACATGGAAGGGAAGCGGAGGATGATTGAG GTGGAAATGCTGAAAAAGGACCTGGATCATCAACAGATAGAGGAGCTGATGTCTGCCACATTCTCCAAGCGCAGAAAGGAGATCGTAGGGGATCAACCTCTCATCGGGGATGTCATGACCAGATGGCCGGCCATGTTCTGTGAGAGACAG GTTCGGGCGGAGTTCAAAAGAATCGTAAGCACAGACCTTCTTGAGTCATTCCTCAACGGACTTGATGACCTTGTACCAAGACTGCTTGAAGTGTACGAAGCTGTGACCAAGTCGGGGAAGAAGCCTGCACTGAAAGCCATTTTAGACTGTGTGAAGAAAGAT AACAAAAACGAAAGGAGAAGGACTGCTGCTCTACTGGGTCTGCCACACTACCTATCCGAAGACCCATCCGACATCATTAGGATGTGTGAT GCCCATGGTGAGAGTCTGGCTGCAGCCATGAAGGGGATGCAACTTGGCCTACTGATAGGCTATGAAGGTGACAACCAGGATGCCTTTCCAGAGGTCTTCGATGTGGCAGTTGTGGTTGAAGAAAACATTGTGCTACACAACTTCAAGGATGTGCCATCCAGCTTCACCATGCTTCTGGGGATCATCTACTGCGTTAACCTTGAGTATCCACGAGCCATGAAGTATTCCTTTGAGTTCCTGCAGAGGGTAGTGATGAAGATCAAACCAGATGAGGCCTCTGCCAGAGTCCACGGTGTCCGAAACAAGCTCCTGAGGTATAAACTGTAA